In the Helianthus annuus cultivar XRQ/B chromosome 11, HanXRQr2.0-SUNRISE, whole genome shotgun sequence genome, one interval contains:
- the LOC118484253 gene encoding photosystem I assembly protein Ycf4, with protein sequence MSCRSEHIWIEPIKGARKTSNFCWAIILFLGSLGFLLVGTSSYLGRNLISLFPSQEIVFFPQGIVMSFYGIAGLFISSYLWCTISWNVGSGYDRFDIKDGIVCIFRWGFPGKNRRVFLRFLIKDIQSVRIEVKEGIYARRVLYMDIRGQGAIPLTRTDENFTPREMEQKAAELAYFLRVPIEVF encoded by the coding sequence ATGAGTTGTCGATCAGAACATATATGGATAGAACCTATAAAGGGGGCTCGAAAAACAAGTAATTTCTGCTGGGCTATTATCCTTTTTTTAGGTTCATTAGGATTCTTGTTGGTTGGAACCTCGAGTTATCTTGGTAGAAATTTGATATCTTTATTTCCGTCTCAGGAAATCGTTTTTTTTCCACAAGGAATTGTGATGTCTTTCTATGGGATCGCGGGTCTTTTTATTAGCTCCTATTTGTGGTGCACAATTTCGTGGAATGTAGGTAGTGGTTATGATCGATTTGATATAAAAGACGGAATAGTGTGTATCTTTCGTTGGGGATTTCCTGGAAAAAATCGTCGGGTCTTTCTCCGATTTCTTATAAAAGATATTCAATCCGTCAGAATAGAAGTTAAAGAGGGTATTTATGCTCGGCGTGTCCTTTATATGGATATCAGAGGCCAGGGAGCCATTCCATTGACTCGTACTGATGAGAATTTTACTCCGCGGGAAATGGAACAAAAAGCTGCTGAATTGGCCTATTTCTTGCGTGTACCAATTGAAGTATTTTAA
- the LOC118484252 gene encoding cytochrome f — translation MQTRNTFSWIKEQITRSISASLMIYIITRTSISNAYPIFAQQGYENPREATGRIVCANCHLANKPVDIEVPQAVLPDTVFEAVVRIPYDTQLKQVLANGKKGGLNVGAVLILPEGFELAPPDRISPEIKEKMGNLSFQSYRPNQKNILVIGPVPGQKYSEITFPILSPDPATKKDIHFLKYPIYVGGNRGRGQIYPDGSKSNNTVYNATASGIVSKILRKEKGGYEITIADASDGRQVVDIIPPGPELLVSEGESIKLDQPLTSNPNVGGFGQGDAEIVLQDPLRVQGLLFFFAAVILAQIFLVLKKKQFEKVQLSEMNF, via the coding sequence ATGCAAACTAGAAATACTTTTTCTTGGATAAAGGAACAGATTACTCGATCTATTTCCGCATCGCTCATGATATATATAATAACTCGTACATCCATTTCAAATGCATATCCCATTTTTGCACAGCAGGGTTATGAAAATCCACGAGAAGCGACTGGGCGTATTGTATGCGCCAATTGCCATTTAGCTAATAAACCAGTGGATATTGAGGTTCCGCAAGCGGTACTTCCCGATACTGTATTTGAAGCAGTTGTTCGAATTCCTTATGATACGCAACTGAAACAAGTTCTTGCTAATGGTAAAAAGGGAGGTTTGAATGTGGGGGCTGTTCTTATTTTACCAGAGGGTTTTGAATTAGCCCCTCCCGATCGTATTTCCCCCGAGATAAAAGAAAAGATGGGTAATTTGTCTTTTCAGAGCTATCGCCCCAATCAAAAAAATATTCTTGTCATAGGCCCTGTTCCTGGTCAGAAATATAGTGAAATCACCTTTCCTATTCTTTCCCCGGACCCCGCTACTAAGAAAGACATTCACTTCTTAAAATATCCTATATACGTAGGTGGAAACAGGGGAAGGGGCCAGATTTATCCTGACGGGAGCAAAAGTAACAATACAGTTTATAATGCTACAGCATCAGGTATAGTAAGCAAAATCCTACGAAAAGAAAAGGGGGGATACGAAATAACCATAGCGGATGCGTCGGATGGACGTCAAGTGGTTGATATTATCCCTCCGGGGCCAGAACTTCTTGTTTCAGAAGGCGAATCTATCAAATTGGATCAACCGTTGACAAGTAATCCTAATGTAGGCGGATTTGGTCAGGGAGATGCAGAAATAGTACTTCAAGATCCATTACGTGTACAAGGCCTTTTGTTCTTCTTCGCAGCTGTTATTTTGGCACAAATATTTTTGGTTCTTAAAAAGAAACAGTTCGAGAAAGTTCAATTGTCCGAAATGAATTTCTAA